A DNA window from Chelativorans sp. AA-79 contains the following coding sequences:
- a CDS encoding ATP-binding protein, giving the protein MPLGLRTIHGQITAIIVLALLIVVTGGPVLERWVRDYEGLDIEQVAERAQAIGELLAAATPGERAIILHAAQRSGWNSTLQPVALSEQFTTTSSKETFWDRAIDWLFPPDNLVPPLGGWRTFLDDNRVVAFRVDDATMLVTPISSDSFLWDNFAVRGSYYLIALITLIFLLSAFAIWAITLPLRRISRAAANADISTHAEVFEERGSVEIVALARALNGMRNRIATMVESRTRMLRGISHDLRTPLTRLRLRAERLPEGPTRDTMLSDIKHLDTLLSESLGYLRDNHNQEAVERTDIASTLQTICNEFSDVGFDVTYRGANRLITNCKPLAITRAVTNLCDNATKFGNSVIVELRENAGTVTIDVIDDGPGIPEPDRTRVLEPFFKIDTARGGANAGFGLGLSIVAEIAQAHGGRLEFLDRQPNGLIARLSFPIH; this is encoded by the coding sequence ATGCCTCTTGGTCTAAGGACCATTCATGGACAGATCACCGCTATAATCGTGCTCGCACTGTTGATCGTCGTCACGGGGGGGCCCGTGCTTGAGCGCTGGGTCAGGGATTATGAGGGACTCGATATCGAGCAGGTTGCTGAACGCGCTCAGGCGATTGGCGAGCTATTGGCAGCGGCAACTCCCGGTGAGAGAGCAATTATCCTTCACGCCGCTCAGCGATCTGGTTGGAATTCGACATTGCAGCCCGTCGCCTTGAGCGAGCAGTTCACAACGACATCCAGCAAGGAGACATTCTGGGATCGAGCTATCGATTGGTTGTTCCCGCCTGACAATTTGGTTCCCCCGTTGGGTGGCTGGAGGACATTTCTGGACGACAACCGTGTCGTTGCCTTCAGGGTGGATGACGCGACGATGCTGGTCACCCCGATTTCCTCCGACTCCTTCCTGTGGGACAATTTCGCCGTACGCGGGTCATATTACCTGATCGCGCTGATCACCCTGATTTTCCTGCTGTCCGCCTTTGCCATCTGGGCCATTACGTTGCCTCTCAGGCGAATATCCCGCGCAGCGGCCAACGCGGATATTTCGACGCATGCGGAGGTTTTTGAAGAACGCGGCAGCGTCGAGATCGTCGCTCTCGCCAGAGCATTGAACGGCATGCGCAACCGGATCGCGACCATGGTGGAGTCGCGAACACGCATGCTGCGCGGCATCAGCCACGACCTGCGCACTCCGCTGACGCGATTGCGGCTCAGGGCAGAGCGTTTGCCCGAGGGGCCGACCCGGGACACGATGTTGTCCGACATCAAGCATCTCGACACATTGCTGAGCGAGAGCCTCGGTTATTTGCGCGACAACCACAATCAGGAAGCTGTTGAGCGCACGGATATCGCCAGCACACTTCAGACGATCTGCAACGAATTTTCCGATGTCGGCTTCGACGTGACCTATCGGGGGGCGAACAGACTGATCACGAACTGCAAGCCTCTTGCGATCACCCGTGCCGTTACGAATCTTTGCGACAACGCCACAAAATTCGGCAACTCGGTGATCGTCGAGCTGCGGGAAAATGCCGGCACGGTGACCATCGATGTCATCGATGACGGTCCGGGAATTCCGGAACCGGACAGGACGCGCGTTCTGGAGCCGTTTTTCAAGATCGATACTGCCCGCGGCGGCGCCAATGCCGGCTTTGGATTGGGGCTTTCGATCGTTGCCGAAATCGCGCAAGCGCACGGAGGTAGGCTGGAGTTCCTCGACCGGCAGCCGAACGGTCTCATTGCCAGGCTGTCGTTTCCCATCCACTGA
- a CDS encoding MipA/OmpV family protein, whose translation MGVMGTVSSAVAADLAAAQKPPEPAFDQEQFDQRFNQPERNWSLIVGGGGEYGPVYEGSGDFEISPIPLVLFTYGEWLAIDPSGITVTPLRHKGFSLSGKVGYETGRDADDHDRLRGLGDIDFAATVGAKAAYEWGPVELYAEVEQTIDGSESLIGTFGIGYSTPVTERLILGASAEAIVANDKHMEAYFGVSSEQSAASGLSEYKAEAGLKRVDISASATYLLNEHWLVRGEAGFGILTGDAADSPIVEEKLQPSISLFVGYKF comes from the coding sequence ATGGGTGTCATGGGAACGGTATCCAGCGCAGTCGCGGCCGACCTTGCTGCTGCACAGAAGCCACCCGAACCAGCATTTGATCAAGAGCAGTTCGACCAACGATTCAACCAGCCCGAACGGAACTGGAGCCTGATCGTCGGCGGCGGCGGTGAGTACGGGCCTGTTTATGAAGGTAGTGGCGACTTCGAGATCAGCCCGATTCCTCTCGTTCTGTTCACCTATGGCGAATGGCTAGCGATCGATCCCTCGGGAATCACCGTCACACCTCTCCGGCACAAGGGCTTCTCGCTTTCCGGGAAGGTCGGTTACGAAACGGGCAGAGACGCCGATGATCACGATCGGCTTCGCGGCCTGGGCGACATCGATTTCGCTGCCACGGTGGGCGCCAAGGCGGCATATGAGTGGGGGCCGGTCGAGCTTTATGCCGAAGTCGAGCAAACGATAGATGGCAGCGAAAGCCTCATCGGCACGTTCGGTATCGGGTATTCCACACCTGTAACCGAAAGGCTTATCCTCGGCGCCAGTGCCGAGGCAATCGTGGCGAATGACAAGCATATGGAGGCCTATTTCGGCGTCAGTTCCGAGCAATCCGCAGCCTCCGGCCTGTCGGAATACAAGGCCGAGGCGGGCCTCAAGCGCGTCGACATTTCGGCGTCCGCGACCTACCTGCTGAATGAGCACTGGCTTGTGCGCGGCGAGGCAGGCTTTGGGATATTGACCGGGGATGCTGCCGACAGCCCGATCGTGGAGGAGAAGCTGCAACCCTCGATCTCCCTTTTCGTGGGCTACAAGTTTTAG
- a CDS encoding response regulator transcription factor: MQPNTANAQILIVEDDSEIANLLALTMQDNGMIPTVAEDGRVMQSLLRNNSFDLIILDVMLPGEDGLSLCRKIRSEKTIPIILLTALGEEVDRIVGLEVGADDYVTKPFSPREVVARVRSLLRRASYGMVKNTAQRKLRFDGWQIDPVRRQLHDPSNARIALTTTEFDLLLAFCRNPGRVITREELLSTTHSGLAGPIERSIDVHISRLRQKIEADPKEPALLQTVRLGGYVFTAIVEEA; this comes from the coding sequence ATGCAACCGAATACGGCAAATGCGCAGATCCTGATCGTTGAGGACGATTCGGAAATCGCAAATCTGCTTGCCCTGACCATGCAGGACAACGGGATGATCCCGACCGTTGCGGAAGATGGCCGCGTGATGCAGTCGCTTCTGCGCAACAATTCATTCGATCTCATCATCCTCGATGTCATGCTGCCGGGCGAGGACGGACTGAGCCTCTGCAGGAAAATCCGTTCCGAGAAGACCATCCCGATCATTTTGCTGACGGCGCTTGGCGAGGAGGTCGACAGGATCGTCGGGCTGGAGGTCGGCGCTGACGATTACGTGACGAAGCCATTCAGCCCCCGGGAGGTCGTCGCGCGTGTGCGCAGTCTTTTGCGGAGGGCCTCTTATGGAATGGTCAAGAACACCGCGCAACGAAAGCTTCGGTTCGATGGGTGGCAGATCGATCCCGTGCGTCGTCAACTTCACGACCCGAGCAATGCGCGCATCGCTTTGACGACGACGGAATTCGATCTCTTGCTGGCTTTTTGCCGGAACCCGGGTCGCGTGATCACGCGCGAAGAGCTACTCTCGACGACGCATTCCGGACTTGCCGGGCCGATCGAGCGCAGCATCGACGTCCACATCAGCCGCCTTCGCCAGAAGATCGAGGCCGATCCCAAGGAGCCTGCCTTACTGCAGACGGTGCGGCTGGGCGGATACGTGTTTACCGCCATCGTCGAGGAAGCGTAG
- a CDS encoding efflux RND transporter permease subunit, producing the protein MNANISAWAIRNPLPSNLLFVILTIVGLYSFSRLPITHFPTIITPLVNVTIEQSGATPAELETEVTRRVEDAVASLAGIKKITSTIGQARSVTSVEFELGLVSPDRAMTDVRDAVAKIRSDLPATIDEPVVERVEEEAQSVVTYAVSSPDMTVAELSWYVDDVVNRSLQGLPGVGRIERVGGADREIRVELDPDRLQALSLTASAINESLLRTQIENSGGRSDLGGREQAVTTVAAAKTVPDLADQRIALSPHAAIRLGDLASVRDSVAEARSFATLDGSDVVGFAVYPSQGASQVSVADAVSRALAELSARDTDVRFSLVDDNSAYTAGNFSSAMSTLLEGAALAVVIVFLFLRDWRATIIAAVALPLSIIPTFFAIELLGFSLNILSLLAITLVTGILVDDAIVEIENVVRHRDMGKTALRAALDASDEIGLAVIAISATIIAVFAPVGFMSGEVGLYFREFGLTVAIAVFFSLLVARLITPIMAAYLMTGSSPVEEKKGRFTLAYERLLRMSLRWRWATVGLAAGSFALAMVALLSVPTTFLPEEDTGRLTLSVELPPGSTLEDTRAVSDEIASRIGKFQEVEGVFARAGSSITGLEDVRYAVILIDLLHKTQRGRSSFAIEADIERSLASIPDVKLRFLNTRGGRDLSFAVLGTDGELALEAANAIVEELSADRAFVDPAIDNTAMRPELKLQVQTDKASMLGVSPAAIAQTIRVSTVGDVDSRLPSFTDGARQIPVRVVIDQDARNDLPTLEMLTVPSDDGTHVPLSAIVDISFDETMSAIERLDRERRIELGADLADGLTSGQGMERLLRLESVKNLPEGVRLQATGDSDTEGTVFESFAVAMGSGIMLVFVVLILLFGSVLAPWTILASLPLSIGGVAVGLWLSGNAISLPVVIGILMLMGIVTKNAIMLLDFAIEREAHGLPRFEAIIEACSERVRPIVMTTLAMTGGMIPSALGMGDGGEFRSPMAIAVIGGLLASTLLSLIVIPSLHLIVSGFGDRIARIFKPFLQSAEI; encoded by the coding sequence ATGAACGCGAACATTTCGGCGTGGGCCATCCGCAATCCTCTGCCGTCGAACCTGCTCTTCGTGATTTTGACGATCGTGGGGCTCTACAGCTTTTCCCGGCTGCCCATCACCCACTTCCCGACCATCATAACCCCGCTCGTGAACGTCACGATCGAACAATCCGGCGCGACGCCCGCGGAGCTTGAGACCGAGGTGACGCGGAGGGTCGAGGATGCCGTCGCATCGCTCGCCGGCATCAAGAAGATCACGTCGACCATTGGCCAGGCCCGGTCCGTGACCAGCGTCGAGTTCGAATTGGGCCTGGTTTCGCCGGACCGGGCGATGACGGACGTCCGCGATGCCGTTGCAAAAATCCGCTCCGACCTGCCCGCGACCATCGATGAGCCGGTTGTCGAACGGGTCGAGGAGGAGGCTCAATCCGTCGTCACCTATGCCGTCAGCAGTCCGGACATGACGGTAGCCGAACTGTCCTGGTACGTGGACGACGTGGTGAACCGTAGTCTGCAAGGCTTGCCGGGCGTGGGGCGGATCGAACGCGTCGGCGGGGCGGATCGGGAAATACGCGTCGAGCTCGATCCCGACCGGCTGCAGGCGCTTTCGCTGACCGCAAGCGCCATCAACGAAAGCCTGTTGCGGACCCAGATCGAGAATTCCGGTGGGAGAAGCGATCTGGGCGGCCGTGAACAGGCCGTCACGACCGTAGCGGCGGCAAAGACGGTGCCCGATCTTGCCGATCAGCGCATTGCGCTTTCTCCCCATGCGGCCATCCGGCTGGGGGATTTGGCAAGCGTTCGCGATAGCGTGGCGGAAGCGCGTTCCTTCGCTACGCTCGATGGTTCGGATGTCGTGGGCTTTGCGGTTTATCCCTCTCAAGGTGCAAGCCAGGTTTCCGTCGCGGATGCGGTCTCCAGGGCGCTGGCGGAGCTCAGTGCGCGCGACACGGATGTGCGTTTCAGCCTCGTGGACGACAATTCCGCCTATACGGCCGGCAATTTCAGTTCGGCCATGAGCACATTGCTCGAGGGGGCCGCGCTTGCCGTCGTCATTGTTTTTCTGTTTTTGCGCGATTGGCGGGCGACGATCATCGCCGCGGTGGCGCTGCCCCTGTCCATCATCCCGACGTTTTTCGCGATCGAGCTCCTGGGCTTTTCCCTCAATATCCTGAGCCTGCTGGCCATCACATTGGTGACGGGAATACTCGTGGACGATGCGATCGTCGAAATCGAGAATGTCGTGCGCCATCGCGACATGGGCAAGACCGCCTTGCGGGCGGCGCTGGACGCCTCCGACGAAATCGGCCTGGCCGTCATCGCCATCTCCGCCACCATCATCGCCGTCTTCGCGCCTGTCGGGTTCATGAGCGGCGAGGTGGGCCTGTACTTCCGGGAATTCGGCCTGACCGTCGCCATTGCCGTCTTCTTCTCGCTATTGGTAGCGCGGCTCATAACACCGATCATGGCAGCCTATCTAATGACCGGAAGCTCGCCCGTTGAGGAGAAAAAGGGGCGCTTCACCCTGGCCTACGAGCGGCTGTTGCGCATGAGCCTGCGCTGGCGGTGGGCGACGGTGGGGCTTGCCGCCGGCTCCTTTGCCTTGGCCATGGTCGCCCTGTTGTCGGTACCGACCACCTTTCTGCCGGAGGAAGACACCGGGCGCCTGACCCTCTCGGTCGAGTTGCCGCCTGGTTCCACCTTGGAGGATACGCGCGCGGTGTCCGATGAGATCGCAAGCCGTATCGGCAAGTTCCAGGAAGTGGAGGGCGTGTTCGCCCGTGCCGGGTCGAGCATCACGGGGCTGGAGGATGTGCGCTACGCCGTCATCCTCATCGATCTTCTCCACAAGACGCAGCGGGGCCGTTCATCCTTTGCGATTGAAGCCGATATCGAAAGAAGCCTCGCATCCATCCCCGACGTGAAGTTGAGGTTCCTCAACACGCGCGGCGGGCGCGACCTGTCGTTTGCCGTGCTGGGCACCGACGGGGAACTGGCTCTGGAAGCAGCGAACGCCATCGTGGAGGAGCTTTCAGCCGATCGGGCCTTCGTCGATCCCGCCATCGACAACACCGCCATGCGTCCGGAACTCAAGCTGCAGGTCCAGACGGACAAGGCCTCGATGCTCGGCGTATCGCCGGCCGCGATTGCCCAGACGATACGCGTGTCCACCGTCGGCGATGTCGACAGCCGCTTGCCCAGCTTCACCGATGGCGCCAGGCAGATCCCTGTGCGCGTGGTCATCGACCAAGATGCTCGAAACGATCTTCCGACGCTGGAAATGCTGACCGTGCCCTCCGACGATGGAACTCACGTCCCGCTATCGGCGATCGTCGACATCAGCTTCGACGAAACGATGTCCGCCATCGAGCGGCTCGATCGCGAACGTCGGATCGAGCTCGGCGCGGACTTGGCCGACGGTCTGACATCCGGACAGGGCATGGAGCGGCTGCTTCGGCTGGAGAGCGTGAAGAACCTGCCGGAAGGCGTTCGCCTTCAGGCGACAGGAGACTCCGATACGGAAGGCACCGTCTTCGAAAGCTTCGCGGTGGCAATGGGATCGGGCATCATGCTGGTTTTCGTCGTCCTGATCCTGTTGTTCGGCAGCGTGCTGGCGCCGTGGACGATCCTGGCTTCTCTTCCCTTGTCGATCGGCGGTGTCGCCGTGGGGCTGTGGTTGAGCGGCAACGCCATATCGCTGCCCGTCGTCATCGGTATCCTGATGCTGATGGGCATCGTTACGAAGAACGCCATCATGCTCCTGGACTTCGCAATCGAGCGGGAGGCGCATGGGCTGCCGCGGTTTGAGGCCATCATCGAGGCCTGCTCCGAAAGGGTTCGCCCGATCGTCATGACGACCCTTGCCATGACCGGCGGCATGATCCCTTCCGCCCTCGGCATGGGGGATGGCGGCGAATTCCGCTCTCCCATGGCCATTGCCGTCATCGGCGGGCTGCTGGCTTCCACGCTTCTTTCCCTGATCGTGATCCCCTCCCTCCACCTCATCGTTTCAGGTTTCGGCGATCGGATCGCTCGGATCTTCAAGCCTTTCCTCCAGTCGGCGGAGATCTGA